Below is a window of Pyrobaculum aerophilum str. IM2 DNA.
GGGCGTGTTACTTCGCCGGCCTTCGGCCGGGCCTGCGCGGCTTGTTGCGATTCTGGGCCGTGGCAGGATCTGCGGCGTTTTTCCACGGGTTGCTGGCCGGGCCCGGGCCCTCCCTCGCCCTAAATATATTACTAGCCGCGTTGTTCCACGCCTATCTCACAACGCAAAAGGCGTATTTACTCCCTTGGATATCCGCCGGCTTAGCCGCGGCGGCGCGCGGCGGAGATTTAGCCGAAATCGCCGCTACTGCGTTGCCGTATTTAACCACAGCAACATATATCTCCGCGCAGAGCGGGCTACTAGCCAGCAAGGCTCCTTTAGGCAAAAAGAGCATAGTGATAGCAAATTTGGGCGCATCACAGCGGAGGCAACCTATGGGCGCAGCGACCGAGTAGGGATCACGGCGGCTACCAGGTGCTATGCGGAGTACGGCCAATTACCCCTCTGACAATGCCTCTTTTACTAGCTGTATGGGCCGTTGTGCGGTTCCCGGCGCCCTTGGGGCCTTTGGGCGCCGGGGCGTTCTCTCAGAGCATAGCCGGGCGGCGAAGTTTTTATAACGACAATTCTTATAATCGTGGAGCGGGTTCTGAGTAACCGTATCTACTCCCGCCCTTGTGAAGAGACGGTAGATATTAGATAGCCGTCTGTGACGTCGGTTTCTGCCGTGGTTATGTTTCTTCAATAAACTGCCGTGAGTCCCGCTGTTGCGTTTTACTCAATATTCCCCCAGAGAAGTCGCTGTTATACACAGCGCTATTTTTTCTCTGACTACGGCCTACTTAGGGCTGAGGGGCGCTCCGATTGGGAAATTGCCCTTTTAGCCGATACATCGCTTTTGGTGAACGTAGTCCAATAGCCGCTTTCTGGAAATGCCTCTGCTCGGCGGCTGAACGCGGTGTATGATACTCAAGGCCGAGCGGGCACGGATTACCGCGTCGGGGTTAAGAGGATTATGGCGGGCCCGATGGGATTTGAACCCACGACCTACGGCTTAGAAGGCCGCCGCTCTATCCAGGCTGAGCTACGGGCCCTCTGGGTGGAGTATATGTCGGAATTTAAGCTTTTCCCCTAACCTCGCCGCAGTCAACTCAACGCCTGTGAGCCCGGGGCGAAGTCCATAATTAGACGGGCGGCGCGCTTAAACCTGTAGCGTGCGCAACTTAGCGTATCCACACCCTCGCCTTTCTCAACACGTCTACGAATTCCTCAAGCGACAGGCCGGATGGACTCTGCGCCAGTCTTAAATCGCCAGTTTCTATGAACGCGGCACCCTATTGGCGGCGGCAGGCTGTTGATATATTCCCAGTCAGCCTCCCTCAGCCTCTCTTCCCGGAGCTCTCTCTTTCTAAAAGCAATGTTCACAGTCTCTTTGAACACCTCGCCCAGTCGATTAGAAAGGACGTGTCGGCAATGGCCTCGGTTGACATGCGGTATTCTTGCCTTTTCAACTCGTTGAACTGTAATGCCGGCGATTTTAGCCGCGACGTACTGAGGCCAAGTTATAGTCCAATATTTATTTTACATACCTAATCGGGGGACGGCAACGAGGCTGGCAATCCCTTGCCTTATTGCGCCACGGCTTGCGTAAAACATATTTAGAGGAACCGGCTTCGAGGCGTGGGGCTGTATCTATTTGGCGCTCTTGCGCTACTTCACTTACCTGTGGCGTGGGATTGGCTCTATTTGTTCTATCCGGCGCTATTTTCACTTGACGTATTTGCCCCAGTCGCTTATGTAGCCGTGGGGGTTGACCCCCTCGCCGCCTTCGTGGCGACGTGGACAGCCCTAACGGGGCTCTACGGCCTTACCTATGAGGCGGTGGGGAGGTGGGAGCGGTTTAAGAGACTTGTTGAAAAAATAGCCAAGTTAAGGGGGATTAGAGTGCGCTGGGCTGGGTACTTGGCTGTTGTGGCCTCAGCAGTTATGCTGGGCGCCATGCCCACGGCGCTTGTAGTAAGGCTACTGGGCCTGCCCCAAGTAAAGGCTCTTCTAATTTACGCAACAACTGCGCTGGCTTTTTCACTGTCCAGCGCCTATTTAACAGATCTCGTGAAAGAGTATTTCGCCTATTTAATCGTTGACTCCTAAGCCGCTACGGCGTCTTTTATTTAACACTGAAGAGCCCATTTGCGGCTTCTGCCGTCTACGCTTTGGCACAGGCGTAAATCCGCGCTCCAACGTCTGGCAGAGGGCAGTTAGTCGCGCCTAAGTGGCGGGAGAATACTTTTATACTTGCCGCCATATCAACACATGGAGCTGGCGGATTTGATAAGCATATTGCTGTCGAAAGGCGTTGAGCAATGTGTTGTCGGAACCCCCACAGCTAATAAGAGACAAGAAGGTCGAAAAAGATGACTTAATGCTAATACTGAACTACGCGCTTCTTGAAAGACTCAAGTCGCTAGACGACGGAGTTAAGTCGCTTGAAAAAGAGCTCGGCAAAAGGTTTAAATCTCTTGAAAGAGAGATAAGCGCCTTGAGATCAGACGTGAGAGAGATGCACAAAGACCTAAAAGAAATGCGAAGAGAGCTAAGTGAAAAAATTGAAAATATGCATAAAGACATGCGCGAACGGCTGGATCTAATAAACAACCAATTGAGAGTATTAAACGCAAATATAGCATCGACATATGAGCTGACGTCTAAGGTAGTTGCAATGCTCATGGCAAAAGGGACTCCGCTACCCTCTTAAGTCGCGGATTCGGCGCAACGGCTGGGCTACGCTTTTAACACTCGTCGTGTTTACGGAGATATTTCAACTGTCTAGATTTAACTGTCGCGCAAATAGTTGAAATATGATGTGTTAACGCCGTGTGGTACGGCGCGCCGTTTTTAGCCGTCGTGTTATCTCGTGCCAGCTAACACGCTTTATAAAATTAAAAATTAACTACTAAATTTTAAAAGCGGATAAAAACTAGTCTAACAGTGAATTTTTCACATAACCATTAAGCTAAAATTTTTCGTAATACTTATCTAATATTTAATTAAGTCAAATATATTTTTAGATAAAAAATATACATTAATACATATATTAATAACAAATTTTTTATATATTATATATTCAATTACTATTAGTAGTTGGCATTTTCCATTTAAATGCATGTTATGGGTAACACCCATTATATACATCTCCTCTTTCTAATCCTTGGATAACATTAAGCTCACTCATATCTCTCCATTTCAGAATTTTATATAAAATGAGGAGATAGGCTCTATAGTCTTCAAGCACCACTAAAGGAGGTCTGGGTTAAGGTGGTATAGCCCCTTGACAAATATATACACTTTTTAATCCCATGAACTCTGCGACGCAAGGCTTTCTATGCCAGACACTGTTTTCGAGACAAAGTTTGAGACAATAAGCGCCCGTGCTTTTACAACTTAAGCTGAGGTTTTTAAATCAAGTCTTTCACATCTATATGGAGGTGTTTATTGCCAGCGTGCTGTTGGCCATCCTCATGGCTATTGGGTTAGTTGCTCATTTGAAAACCAACATGCCTAAGTTTTTAAAGGCCGTTGGCGTGGCGCAACTGGCGCTAGCTATTGGTATTGCTCTTTACGTGGCGGTGACGCCCTTGTCGCCAGACGAGGTAATGTATTACCTATTTCTGGCCGCAGTGCTGTGGGCTCTCTCTTATATGGAAAGGTCTAAGTGGAGAAATGTCAGAGCTGTTAGATAAATTGAGAGAGAAATACAAAGAGGAGGGTTGGCGAAGACTGGAGGGACTGCCCCTAGAGGCGTACATTCTTGAATTGTTTTTAGAAAGAAGGCCTATTCTCTTCCCCGCGACAGTGGTGGAGAAGTACTCAATATTTGTTGTTGACTTCCCTATGGCTATGTCTATTGCCACTAAGAGACATGTGGAGAACATGTTAGAGACGACGTGGGATATTGTAAGGGAGCTGGGGCTGTGGTCGTCAAGTCACTATATGAGTAGCGTGAGACTCATAGTGCTGTCTAATTCTGTAGAAGATGAGGTAAGGAGATTAGCCGAAAGGTATAGAAAAATTAAGGGGATTAGGCTGGGTCTCCACGGACTAGTGAGACAATACTTAGTTGTGCTCGATCTCTCTCAGAGTATGGTTTATACACACAAAGATTTAAAAAAACAAAAGGGGTTTTTCGAAGAGCTACTTTCTGAACAAACCCCTCACTGACAGCCTTAGCTCACTTGCAAATCTTATAAAGTCGCTGAAGGGGCCGCGGGGCAGAGAGAAACGGGTTGTTGTAGGGGTGCCCGCCGTCTCGCCCCTAACGCCTTCTCCATCTACATACTGTGGCTCTCTCGGCCTTTTTGCGGCAGTGAACCATCTAATTGAAGTGAATAGTATAAGGAGGGCCAGTATTACAGTTATAACCGCAAGAGTTAATATAAGCGCGAAGGCCGGCAGATGTAAGGCATCGGCCAATGCCTTGCCAGTCTCAGAGCCGTATATACGTGAGTATTCAGTATAAATTGCACTTATTAACGGATTCTTCTGGGGCCCTTCTGGCAACGTGTATAGCCACACAGTTATTGTATGTAGCAACGCAGTGAGCGTCGTTGCGTACATGTATGCAATACCTGGTATTAAGAACCACAGCCTTCTGCCGAAGTGAGCCAATACCACAGCTATAGTAGTTAACGCAAGAGCCACTAACACTTGGTTTACAGAGCCGAAGAGCGTCCATAGGGGCGTGGCGGTGCCAGCTAATGCGATGGTTAGCGATAGCAGAAAGCCTATAAACCCTGCCACGTATATGTTCTTTATCCCCAGTAATTCGTGAAGTGCATATCTCGTAAGTCTCATAGAGGAGTCCATGGTGGTGAAGCCAAAGGCAGTTGCCACTAATGCGGCGAATGTTATTAATACTTTAACGTCAATAAAAGGCAGTATTACATTTAAGAAGCGCCCCCATCCAGTGACGACTGAGCCTAGGCCAGGACTATACTCCTCCCAAGCCAGCGCTGTTGTCACGGCCATTAACGCCGTTATTCCAAGAAAGCCCTCGCCTAGCATAGCGCCGTAGCCTATGTGTCTGATATACTTTTCATTGGGCAATTGTTTTGCCGTTGTGCCACTGCTGACTAAGGAGTGGAACCCACTTGCCGCGCCGCATGCAATTAACACACTTACATAGGGCCAAACAGGCCTGTTAGCGATGTCAAGGCCGAATTTAAAAGCCTCTTGAGTGTTCACTAACGGCGCTTGCAACGGGAAGTTTCCAATCAAAGCCCCTATAACGCCCCCACCGACTCCAGCTATAAGCAGAAATGTATTGAGGTAGTCACGGGGCTGGAGGAGGAGCCATACCGGGAGGATAGACGCAATATATGCATATATCATCAATATGACTATCCACTCCACTATACCGAGTTTAATGGGATACATATAGCCAAGCCAAACCCCTAATACTATAAACGCTAAACCCACAATTGTGGAAACTACTAGATTTACCCCTAACCTGTAGAGCAGAATGCCGGTGATTACTGAGCCTAACGTGAAGACCCACGTAGCCGTGGCGGTCTCTGGCGTTGTGCCAATCCATAAAACTGCGATTAATACTCCAAATACCGCGTTTATTACAATAAGCAAAATGAGCATAACTCCTAGGAAAAATTTCCTCAACGTCTCCCCTAAGTACCTCCCGGCTATTGACATTATTGAGACGCCGCCGTGACGTACTGAGACAAACAGCGAGGTCATGTCTTGTACAGCGCCGATAAACACTGTGCCCAGTAGTATCCAGAGGAACGCAGGTAGGAACCCGAACACGGCAGCTATGGCGGGTCCCGCTATTGGGCCTAGACCTGCCACGGTGGCGAAGTGGTGTCCGAATAAGACCACCGGGTTAGACGGCACGTAATCAATTCCATCTCTTTTTCTATGCGCCGGAGTGGGCCTGTTCGGATCAACGCCCAGTGTTCTTTCAATAGCGCTGGCATACCATTTAAATGCCGCAAAAAATACTATTATTGCTATTAATGCGATTATTGTACTGCTCATACAGCTTTTAGTAAATTATGTTTTTAAGTATTTCTCTGAGGAAAAATTTAAATTTTAGCTTTTAAGCAATATTGTGTGTACCAACGCATACGTCCTTGAAAGAATTGAGAGGTATTTTAAGATCTTGAGGAATTTTAAAAAAGACATCGAAAAGGCGATAGCCGAAGTGGAAAAAAGCGGAAAGCTTGATAAAAAACGCCTTGAGAAATATTTAGAACTCTCTAACGACACCGAGATGGAGAAATTATTTGACTATGTGGGCATTTTCAAAATTGATCCAAAAAAAGAAATTTTAGAGCCTTTAGCAGAGTCTCTGGAGCTCTTAAGGGAATTCTTAAAGACAGGCGACTTGTCCCTCGGAAAGAAATTACTGGAGTCCGCCAAGAGGATTAATGTTTGAAAAAATCCGCCTCTTCTTCAAAGGCGCATTTCAACATAAATTAACTGGCGCCATAGAAGAGGATCTACACAGAAAAGACGCGGCAATGAAGTTATTTATACTAAGCGAATTTGCCGGCATTCCCAATCCCTTATCCTACCTACTATTAGATATTATGCCTTACCTCCTCGCCAGTGGAGATATAGATGAGGCTTTTGAAGAGCCCAGCCTTGACTTCCACCCATGACTCACTTGGTATTTTTAGGGGGTAAGGGCGGAGTTGGCAAGACTACTCTATCGTGCGCTATCTCTTACCAACTTGCCGCCAGGGGGCGCCGCACGTTATTAGTCTCTACAGACCCAGCCCACAGCGTGGGAGATGTATTAGACATGGAAATCGGGCCTGCTCCCCGTCGAGTTGTAGATAACCTATATGCAATGGAACTCGACTTAGAAAAAATCGCGTTAGAAAAAGGCAGCCGGGTGAAAAATATCGCTGTTAAAATCCTCCCCCCAGATGTTTACGAGGCATTTAGTAAATATGTCGACGCCGTGGTTAAGGGGCCAGGTGTAGATGAATACACATTAATCGAAAAAATTTTGGATTTCGCCAAGTCGGAATTCAACTACGTAGTTTTTGACACAGCGCCTATTGGACACACCTTCAAACTCTTGCAACTTCCAGATCTTCTCAAGTCTTGGCTTGATATGCTTAGACGACAGCGCCTTTCATATGTCAAGTTGTCAAAAAACGTGGCAAAGCTTAAAGGCGAAGATTATAGAGGTGATCCCTTACTTGAATTCTTAGAGGAAACGGCCAAGAAAATAGACGCAGTGACACAGGTTTTAAAAAACCCAAGTAGGACAAGTTTCTTTTTAGTTGCTAATCCCGAAAAAGTAGTTCTTGACGAAACCTTGCGTTTTATAGAGAGATTGACAGAAATAGGCATACCGTTAAAAGGCGTTATAATGAACAAATACCGCCACCCGACTAACCCCAAGGTACGCCGCCTTGTGGAAAAGATATCACCTCTTATTATTGCCTATGTGCATGAAGATGAAGACGAAATATATGGAGTTGAGAAAATTTCTAAAATAGGGGGGGCCTTGACGTCTGTAATTAATAGATTAACCACACTTTCATAGCGTTTGCCAAATCGCCTCTGAAATATCTCTCATGAGATTTTATTAATATGGCGCTGGCGAATAAGTTTGCCAAATCTGGGCATTATTGACATTGAGAAAGGCAGAGCGGTTACAGCACTCACTTCAATGCATGCGACTACTCTGCAACGCCTGGGCTTGACGCCCTAATAGCCATATGTATTTATCAGAAAACGAAGCACATAGATCGGTCAAGCTAATAATTGGCTGGATGGTGTGTAGGTCCCACTTTCAGTTATCACAGCTCGATCCCAGGCTATAGAGACACGTGAGTTGCCCCGTAGTTAGTGGCGTATTCTAGATAAACAACTCTGGTAATCTCGATCTCTACCACCGCCACTTTATCCTCCATACGCACCTTAGCGTAGTCTCAATGCCCATATCCCTATTGTCTGGGGGCTACATAAGAGGTTGTTTTCTTCTCTCTGAGTTGACCCTTACATTAGCTACTATTTAGAACCCGTAAGCCTCTAACGGCGCAGGCTTTTAACGTGCTTAATCAACTCATGAGCGTTACGCCAGCGGAACGCGACTTTAATCACATGTTCTATGCGCTGTAAGGTCGGCATTGATTATATGTACCCAGCCACACGTCGCTTAATTAGGTTAACAGCCTATACCGCAATGCACTACAAGCCCCTTAGGGGTTACGGTTGAATATTCATTAAAAAGCCAAAAAGTGCCGAGAGTAAAAACACAACTGGAAGGAATAGCCTCATGGGAAGTTTTGGAGAGTACAGCTCTTTATATACATATAGAAAAATGGCTTGCCATACAAAAAAGGCGCCAGTTGTAAGTATAAACTCTACTAAATCCATACGCTTCTTAATGGCAAGGTCTCTCCTGATAGCGCGCTTTTAATTACTAAAAGTCTATCTTTGTATTTCGTCCAGGCCAAGCAAGACACTTCACGCAATATCTTAAACCAATCATCTCTTGGACTCACGGAAATAGATTTATTCCAAGCTACTTTTAAACGCTGTGTCCAGAGAAAACAGAAAATGTTACTACACAGCCGCATCAATTATCATGATCATTATTATCGTCATTTCTACAATACCATATTTAATCTGGACATCGACTGCACCACAGTCGCTTAAAATTATCATCACTGCCCTTCTTGCATCTATCATACTTTTACCTATATTCTGGTTGCCTAAAGATTCGCGTGTTGTCGATGGCGGAGTACTTCACATCGGCGTCGTTCGCAGAAAGTTTATAGCAGGCGAAGTCGTTGAGGAATATACGTCTGACGAAGTAAAATGGCGATTGAGCTTCGTCCCTGTTGGGAATAGGGTGAGTCTACAGTGCTTTTTCTGGGGTCTCTACGGTAGTTTTATGAGACGCAACGGGGAGT
It encodes the following:
- a CDS encoding carbon starvation CstA family protein, with the protein product MSSTIIALIAIIVFFAAFKWYASAIERTLGVDPNRPTPAHRKRDGIDYVPSNPVVLFGHHFATVAGLGPIAGPAIAAVFGFLPAFLWILLGTVFIGAVQDMTSLFVSVRHGGVSIMSIAGRYLGETLRKFFLGVMLILLIVINAVFGVLIAVLWIGTTPETATATWVFTLGSVITGILLYRLGVNLVVSTIVGLAFIVLGVWLGYMYPIKLGIVEWIVILMIYAYIASILPVWLLLQPRDYLNTFLLIAGVGGGVIGALIGNFPLQAPLVNTQEAFKFGLDIANRPVWPYVSVLIACGAASGFHSLVSSGTTAKQLPNEKYIRHIGYGAMLGEGFLGITALMAVTTALAWEEYSPGLGSVVTGWGRFLNVILPFIDVKVLITFAALVATAFGFTTMDSSMRLTRYALHELLGIKNIYVAGFIGFLLSLTIALAGTATPLWTLFGSVNQVLVALALTTIAVVLAHFGRRLWFLIPGIAYMYATTLTALLHTITVWLYTLPEGPQKNPLISAIYTEYSRIYGSETGKALADALHLPAFALILTLAVITVILALLILFTSIRWFTAAKRPREPQYVDGEGVRGETAGTPTTTRFSLPRGPFSDFIRFASELRLSVRGLFRK
- a CDS encoding ArsA family ATPase; the protein is MTHLVFLGGKGGVGKTTLSCAISYQLAARGRRTLLVSTDPAHSVGDVLDMEIGPAPRRVVDNLYAMELDLEKIALEKGSRVKNIAVKILPPDVYEAFSKYVDAVVKGPGVDEYTLIEKILDFAKSEFNYVVFDTAPIGHTFKLLQLPDLLKSWLDMLRRQRLSYVKLSKNVAKLKGEDYRGDPLLEFLEETAKKIDAVTQVLKNPSRTSFFLVANPEKVVLDETLRFIERLTEIGIPLKGVIMNKYRHPTNPKVRRLVEKISPLIIAYVHEDEDEIYGVEKISKIGGALTSVINRLTTLS